The genomic segment AGCGCCTTGAACAACGCCTCGGCCTTGTGGTGGTCATTGACGCCGTAGACAATCCGGGCGTGCAGGTTCATTCTGGCCTCCGTGGCGAAGGACTCAAGGAAGTGACGTACGAGGTCGGTTGGGAACCCGAGCATGTCGTTGGCACTGAATGGCAGCTCCAGCACGGTGTATCCCCGGCCGCTGATATCGACGGCGACCATGGCCAGGGCATCGTCCATTGGCACAGAGGCATCGGCCATGCGTACAATGCCCCGCTTCTCACCAAGCGCCTCGCCCAGGGCCTTACCGAGACAT from the Dehalococcoidales bacterium genome contains:
- the hisB gene encoding imidazoleglycerol-phosphate dehydratase HisB, which codes for MTDRRSIVERETGETKIKLELVIDGSGKYQIATGIEMLDHFLSQVARHGRFDLEISASGDDQHHLAEDVAICLGKALGEALGEKRGIVRMADASVPMDDALAMVAVDISGRGYTVLELPFSANDMLGFPTDLVRHFLESFATEARMNLHARIVYGVNDHHKAEALFKALGRALDMATRTDDRLGSGLPSTKERLE